One Anaerolineae bacterium genomic region harbors:
- a CDS encoding PE_PGRS family protein — translation MITILDNGLRIEDGIFRYAWFRLATPEGEKYRCVALAELASVPYDLREDPDVLGKQWAMLRGIYNAAIDFVYSALGIYTPEPIGIVQLYGAAGEGETLENAALKALNGIAAVEAAIANFPQAQIKAPNLRWIEWYLDFVARAKNLLVLLGHPDPRASKRGLGKDANLPDYAEDDLAAEQNEILFRGLAKLREDFLFQVTAHHIPRRQLASGLVRVAEVASNIASRRRGTVSIGFNFSIPILAALGQSTGGSKLGSQSSATSHTDSVNQSHSTAHTDSHSHGVSESWTEGGAKSHTRSISSTTSESDSTNWGQSESSAHSVSHAETNSTSVSKTSGTGSSWSVGGGSSWSQGGSEMASGGVGHTDSASAGHTASVGSGTTFGVNASTSHSTNQGINAGVNFGTKGSLGVPGVGSIGADVGGNAGWSMGQTNGHSQGSSMGVSHNVGSADSVSRGSADSSHSGWAKGSSWSQGGSSSWSSGGSSFESTTKTSGHAVTDGVTDTVGKSKSWGGGHTKGQAFSQGEAWTETESWAHSTGRSEAWGTADTVGEQTGRAHTDGVALGEASARGISQGLSMGLSTGIVPGISLGRSWQTEDDVADRLTEILRQFEGLLNQASAEGGFMTDALLLTASERGAAAVETLAPQAFHGVNVPTPVLTVKPFSVQDEQVLRASALAVLPSPTLGDGDPFDGLLWTRYATLLSAGQLAAYTAPGLVEEGTAVVTIAPTPKGLTFYPIMSGDVVLGHQFSPLTRDLTPVQVRLDQERLFHTMFAADTGFGKTVSAMRLAYETTIHWHLRTVVLDFGAGWRALLNAPGLEGHVDIRQLWPSAARPLRWNPLQIGRNINPETQWRAFADIFGSVARLGVKRQKQELLDALRKIYIAAGVLVDDPEVRRDPQWGKVWNNEEADLVQAKLNTPLGDLTLEQKQRLAVQRSSRVGLNDLYQTIQDKLSQVPSRDTMLTGVLEGILYRLNALVQGAASIQFAPGSDTVPMEDLAKPWGIAIIEGGMFLDDFGKAFLLGWIGWHLYTDMVARRVHEVNTDEPLLQIFFEEANKIFGGVDAGSEDDTGGVSLSQRFGDMFRDARKYKARLHVITQAPSLIPQDIISSCNNLVVGFLKNPKDKDIVLSGIARSEKGFVDEPWRRFLADLQIGMFIGRFPYSTQREMQQPFLFRPLPVGAPEPTDEEIAARIGRIVL, via the coding sequence ATGATCACCATCTTGGACAACGGCTTACGTATCGAAGACGGGATATTTCGCTATGCTTGGTTTCGCCTTGCTACCCCCGAAGGGGAGAAATACCGCTGTGTAGCTCTTGCCGAATTAGCCAGTGTGCCGTATGACTTGCGGGAAGACCCTGACGTGCTGGGTAAACAGTGGGCAATGCTGCGCGGCATCTACAATGCTGCCATTGATTTCGTCTATTCAGCTTTAGGCATTTACACCCCTGAACCTATCGGCATCGTCCAGCTTTATGGTGCGGCGGGGGAAGGGGAGACACTGGAGAACGCTGCCCTCAAAGCTCTCAACGGCATCGCCGCCGTTGAAGCGGCTATTGCCAACTTCCCCCAGGCACAGATCAAAGCTCCGAACTTGCGCTGGATCGAGTGGTATTTGGACTTCGTTGCCCGGGCAAAAAATCTCTTGGTCTTACTCGGTCATCCAGACCCGCGCGCCAGTAAACGCGGGCTTGGAAAAGATGCTAACCTGCCCGATTATGCCGAAGACGATTTAGCTGCGGAACAAAACGAAATCCTTTTTCGCGGCTTGGCAAAGCTCCGAGAGGATTTTCTCTTCCAGGTGACCGCTCATCACATTCCCCGCCGCCAGCTTGCCAGTGGACTGGTGCGGGTAGCCGAGGTCGCCAGCAACATTGCTTCCAGGCGGAGAGGCACGGTCAGTATTGGTTTCAACTTTTCCATCCCGATCCTGGCTGCCCTGGGACAGTCAACCGGCGGGAGCAAGCTGGGGTCACAGTCTAGCGCTACGTCCCATACTGATTCGGTCAACCAGTCACACAGCACAGCCCATACCGACAGCCATTCGCATGGGGTGAGCGAATCCTGGACAGAAGGTGGGGCAAAGTCTCACACTCGCTCCATCTCCAGCACCACTTCAGAGAGCGACAGCACCAACTGGGGCCAGTCCGAATCATCGGCGCACAGCGTCTCTCACGCCGAGACAAATTCCACTTCGGTCTCTAAGACAAGCGGAACAGGCTCATCCTGGTCAGTGGGGGGTGGATCATCCTGGTCGCAAGGCGGTAGCGAAATGGCAAGCGGCGGGGTAGGTCACACCGACAGCGCCAGCGCTGGGCATACTGCTTCAGTGGGGTCTGGGACAACCTTTGGCGTAAATGCTTCAACTTCGCATTCCACCAATCAGGGGATCAATGCGGGAGTCAATTTCGGCACGAAGGGCAGCTTGGGCGTGCCGGGGGTTGGCAGCATAGGAGCAGATGTAGGGGGAAATGCTGGTTGGAGCATGGGGCAGACCAATGGTCATTCACAAGGATCAAGCATGGGGGTGTCTCACAATGTGGGCAGCGCCGATTCTGTCAGTCGCGGCAGTGCTGATTCATCCCATTCAGGCTGGGCAAAAGGCTCATCCTGGTCTCAAGGCGGAAGCTCATCCTGGTCTTCTGGGGGCAGTAGCTTTGAGTCAACAACCAAAACAAGCGGTCATGCTGTAACAGATGGTGTAACGGATACGGTGGGAAAATCCAAATCGTGGGGCGGAGGACACACCAAAGGGCAGGCTTTCAGTCAGGGAGAAGCCTGGACGGAGACCGAATCGTGGGCGCATTCGACAGGAAGGAGTGAAGCCTGGGGAACAGCAGATACCGTTGGAGAGCAAACGGGCAGGGCGCATACAGATGGCGTGGCGCTTGGGGAAGCCTCTGCACGCGGTATCTCTCAGGGATTGAGCATGGGGCTGTCCACAGGTATTGTGCCAGGTATCAGTCTGGGTCGTTCTTGGCAGACCGAAGATGATGTCGCTGACCGCTTGACGGAAATTTTGCGCCAGTTTGAGGGCTTGCTCAACCAGGCCTCGGCAGAAGGCGGGTTCATGACAGATGCCTTGCTACTCACCGCTTCCGAGCGGGGGGCGGCGGCGGTCGAGACGCTGGCCCCGCAGGCTTTTCACGGTGTCAACGTTCCTACACCGGTATTGACAGTCAAACCGTTTAGCGTCCAAGACGAACAGGTGTTACGGGCATCTGCTTTGGCGGTATTGCCATCTCCAACCTTGGGGGATGGCGACCCTTTTGACGGGCTGTTATGGACGCGTTATGCCACCTTGCTCAGCGCAGGGCAGCTAGCAGCCTATACTGCTCCAGGGCTGGTTGAAGAAGGTACGGCAGTGGTAACTATTGCCCCTACCCCGAAGGGCTTGACCTTTTACCCCATCATGTCCGGTGATGTGGTGCTGGGACATCAATTTTCTCCTTTGACCCGCGACCTGACACCCGTACAGGTAAGGCTCGACCAGGAACGGCTTTTTCACACCATGTTTGCTGCCGATACAGGTTTCGGGAAGACGGTATCAGCCATGCGCTTGGCGTATGAGACCACCATACACTGGCATTTGCGGACGGTCGTATTGGACTTCGGGGCGGGCTGGCGGGCATTGCTCAATGCCCCAGGGCTGGAAGGTCATGTGGACATCCGTCAACTGTGGCCATCGGCGGCGCGACCGCTACGCTGGAATCCTTTGCAAATCGGACGTAATATCAATCCCGAAACCCAATGGCGTGCCTTTGCTGACATTTTTGGCAGTGTTGCAAGGTTGGGTGTTAAGCGCCAGAAACAGGAATTGTTAGATGCTTTGCGTAAGATTTATATCGCAGCAGGGGTGTTAGTGGATGACCCCGAAGTGCGGCGCGATCCACAATGGGGGAAAGTATGGAACAACGAGGAAGCAGATCTTGTACAGGCTAAACTGAATACCCCCCTCGGCGATTTGACGCTTGAGCAAAAACAACGCCTTGCTGTGCAACGCAGCTCACGGGTAGGGCTGAACGATTTGTACCAAACTATCCAAGACAAACTCTCCCAAGTACCCAGTCGCGACACCATGCTGACGGGGGTCTTGGAAGGTATTTTATACCGTTTGAATGCTCTGGTGCAGGGGGCTGCCAGCATCCAATTTGCTCCAGGCTCCGACACCGTGCCGATGGAAGATCTCGCCAAACCCTGGGGGATTGCCATCATCGAGGGTGGAATGTTCTTGGATGATTTCGGTAAAGCCTTTCTCTTGGGGTGGATCGGCTGGCATCTCTACACCGACATGGTAGCAAGGCGGGTGCATGAAGTCAATACGGATGAACCTCTGTTGCAGATTTTTTTTGAGGAAGCTAATAAGATTTTCGGCGGTGTTGACGCAGGCAGTGAGGATGACACGGGAGGGGTCTCACTCTCACAGCGATTCGGCGATATGTTCCGCGACGCCCGAAAATACAAGGCAAGACTGCACGTTATAACCCAAGCCCCAAGTCTTATTCCGCAAGACATCATCTCCTCCTGCAACAACTTGGTGGTGGGTTTCCTGAAGAACCCCAAAGACAAAGATATTGTCTTATCAGGAATTGCGCGGAGCGAAAAGGGGTTTGTAGATGAACCGTGGCGGCGTTTCTTGGCGGATTTACAAATCGGGATGTTCATCGGGCGGTTTCCGTACAGCACCCAGCGCGAAATGCAGCAGCCGTTTCTCTTTCGGCCGTTGCCCGTTGGCGCGCCCGAACCAACCGATGAGGAAATTGCAGCACGGATAGGAAGGATTGTTTTGTAA